One genomic window of Brienomyrus brachyistius isolate T26 chromosome 16, BBRACH_0.4, whole genome shotgun sequence includes the following:
- the sp3a gene encoding transcription factor Sp3a isoform X3 has protein sequence MAALDVDSSQSDYMQHGSGGGDQDTQPSPLALLAATCSKIGSLLPEEDNGAAAGVTTDLTSIQLTGTSERWEVLAPSAPIKEEPSIVHIPNTGIVTSNGQYVFPLQNMHSQPIFVTSGPDTSANAVPNIQYQVIPQIQTADGQLGFATSAVEGTSLGQDATGQIQIMHSAGQSIGAAGTSPADILTNSQNLISQTGHVQQIQGVSVAGSAFNSQGQVVANVPVGLPGNITFVPINSVDLDSLGLAGAQTIATGVTADGQLIMAGQPLDRSEGSDKTGEPISHTLAVGDSNTNQDMYVPTTSSSQLPETIDGTGVLTQATAVSSAAGEQADYIGQNQVQNIQVSSAQPVIQLQPVPVSTSDGQVVQGLPQAQLSSQTLQNLQLINPGTFLIQAQTVTPSGQIQWQTFQVQGVQNLQNLQLPSTGAQQITLAPVQTLSLGQGGTLSSSPVSISTGQIPNLQTVTVNSVGQAGIQFQQVDDTGSPGDIQIKEEPDSEEWQLATDSTLNTSDLSHLRVRLVDEDTEQPGQEGKRLRRVACTCPNCKEAGGRGSNMGKKKQHVCHIPGCGKVYGKTSHLRAHLRWHSGERPFVCGWMFCGKRFTRSDELQRHRRTHTGEKKFVCPECSKRFMRSDHLAKHIKTHQNKKGMNSGGAVLTSVEATGSSDGIISAAGTTLILTNIQQGSVQGLGTVSSGSAQEIHPNSEIPIQLVTVSASEVME, from the exons ATGGCTGCCTTAGACGTGGACAGCAGTCAGAGCGACTATATGCAGCACGGCAGCGGCGGAGGAGACCAG GACACTCAGCCGTCACCGCTCGCTCTGCTGGCAGCTACCTGTAGCAAGATCGGGTCACTTTTGCCAGAGGAGGATAACGGTGCTGCCGCTGGCGTG ACCACAGACCTCACATCCATACAGTTAACAGGGACCTCAGAGAGATGGGAGGTATTGGCTCCAAGCGCACCCATAAAAGAGGAGCCAAGCATAGTGCATATTCCCAACACAGGGATAGTGACGTCAAATGGACAGTATGTTTTTCCTCTCCAGAATATGCATAGCCAACCGATTTTTGTGACGTCGGGACCCGACACGTCCGCCAACGCAGTGCCTaacattcagtaccaggtgatACCGCAGATCCAGACTGCGGATGGACAGCTGGGCTTCGCGACCTCCGCGGTGGAGGGCACCTCCCTGGGACAGGATGCCACAGGGCAGATCCAGATCATGCACAGTGCTGGCCAGAGTATCGGCGCTGCCGGAACGTCCCCGGCCGACATCCTTACCAACAGCCAGAACCTCATATCTCAGACTGGTCACGTCCAGCAGATCCAAGGAGTCTCAGTTGCTGGCTCTGCTTTCAACAGCCAGGGTCAGGTGGTCGCCAACGTTCCTGTCGGTTTACCCGGAAACATCACCTTTGTACCGATAAACAGTGTGGACCTAGACTCCCTCGGACTCGCTGGGGCTCAGACGATAGCGACGGGGGTCACGGCGGACGGGCAGCTCATCATGGCTGGTCAGCCCCTGGACAGGTCCGAGGGCTCCGATAAAACGGGTGAGCCCATTTCCCACACACTGGCCGTCGGTGACTCGAACACTAACCAAGACATGTACGTGCCAACGACGTCATCGTCACAGCTGCCCGAGACGATAGACGGAACGGGGGTGCTGACACAGGCCACCGCGGTCTCCTCAGCGGCCGGCGAGCAGGCAGACTACATCGGCCAGAACCAAGTGCAGAACATCCAGGTGTCGTCGGCGCAGCCCGTCATCCAGCTTCAACCGGTGCCCGTCAGCACCAGTGACGGCCAGGTGGTCCAAGGCCTCCCACAGGCGCAGTTGTCCAGCCAGACGCTGCAGAACCTGCAGCTGATCAACCCCGGGACCTTCCTGATCCAGGCACAGACGGTCACGCCCTCGGGGCAGATCCAGTGGCAGACTTTCCAGGTTCAGGGTGTCCAGAACCTGCAGAACCTCCAGCTGCCCAGCACTGGGGCGCAACAAATCACACTGGCCCCTGTGCAGACACTCTCGCTGGGCCAGGGGGGCACGCTGAGCTCCAGCCCTGTCAGCATCAGTACCGGGCAGATCCCTAACCTGCAGACAGTGACCGTCAACTCTGTGGGTCAGGCGGGCATCCAGTTCCAGCAGGTGGATGACACAGGCAGCCCTGGAG acATACAGATTAAAGAGGAGCCTGACTCAGAGGAATGGCAGTTGGCCACGGACTCCACGCTGAACACCAGCGACCTGTCACACCTGCGCGTTCGCCTGGTGGACGAAGACACGGAGCAGCCTGGCCAGGAGGGCAAGCGGCTGCGCAGGGTGGCCTGCACCTGCCCCAACTGTAAAGAGGCAGGCGGGAG GGGGTCGAACATGGGTAAGAAGAAGCAGCACGTGTGCCACATCCCGGGCTGCGGGAAGGTGTACGGCAAGACGTCACACCTGCGGGCGCATCTACGCTGGCACTCCGGCGAGCGGCCCTTCGTCTGCGGCTGGATGTTCTGTGGGAAGAGGTTCACACGCAGCGACGAGCTTCAGCGACACCGGAGGACACACACTg GGGAGAAGAAATTTGTGTGTCCGGAATGTTCCAAGCGCTTCATGCGCAGTGATCACCTGGCGAAGCACATCAAGACCCACCAGAACAAGAAGGGCATGAACTCAGGCGGCGCCGTCCTGACCTCGGTTGAGGCCACGGGCTCCTCGGACGGTATCATCTCGGCGGCCGGCACCACCCTCATCCTCACCAACATCCAGCAGGGCTCCGTCCAGGGCCTGGGGACTGTGAGCTCGGGCAGCGCGCAGGAGATCCATCCCAACTCGGAGATCCCCATACAGCTCGTCACTGTCTCAGCCAGTGAGGTGATGGAGTGA
- the sp3a gene encoding transcription factor Sp3a isoform X6, with protein MAALDVDSSQSDYMQHGSGGGDQTTDLTSIQLTGTSERWEVLAPSAPIKEEPSIVHIPNTGIVTSNGQYVFPLQNMHSQPIFVTSGPDTSANAVPNIQYQVIPQIQTADGQLGFATSAVEGTSLGQDATGQIQIMHSAGQSIGAAGTSPADILTNSQNLISQTGHVQQIQGVSVAGSAFNSQGQVVANVPVGLPGNITFVPINSVDLDSLGLAGAQTIATGVTADGQLIMAGQPLDRSEGSDKTGEPISHTLAVGDSNTNQDMYVPTTSSSQLPETIDGTGVLTQATAVSSAAGEQADYIGQNQVQNIQVSSAQPVIQLQPVPVSTSDGQVVQGLPQAQLSSQTLQNLQLINPGTFLIQAQTVTPSGQIQWQTFQVQGVQNLQNLQLPSTGAQQITLAPVQTLSLGQGGTLSSSPVSISTGQIPNLQTVTVNSVGQAGIQFQQVDDTGSPGDIQIKEEPDSEEWQLATDSTLNTSDLSHLRVRLVDEDTEQPGQEGKRLRRVACTCPNCKEAGGRGSNMGKKKQHVCHIPGCGKVYGKTSHLRAHLRWHSGERPFVCGWMFCGKRFTRSDELQRHRRTHTGEKKFVCPECSKRFMRSDHLAKHIKTHQNKKGMNSGGAVLTSVEATGSSDGIISAAGTTLILTNIQQGSVQGLGTVSSGSAQEIHPNSEIPIQLVTVSASEVME; from the exons ATGGCTGCCTTAGACGTGGACAGCAGTCAGAGCGACTATATGCAGCACGGCAGCGGCGGAGGAGACCAG ACCACAGACCTCACATCCATACAGTTAACAGGGACCTCAGAGAGATGGGAGGTATTGGCTCCAAGCGCACCCATAAAAGAGGAGCCAAGCATAGTGCATATTCCCAACACAGGGATAGTGACGTCAAATGGACAGTATGTTTTTCCTCTCCAGAATATGCATAGCCAACCGATTTTTGTGACGTCGGGACCCGACACGTCCGCCAACGCAGTGCCTaacattcagtaccaggtgatACCGCAGATCCAGACTGCGGATGGACAGCTGGGCTTCGCGACCTCCGCGGTGGAGGGCACCTCCCTGGGACAGGATGCCACAGGGCAGATCCAGATCATGCACAGTGCTGGCCAGAGTATCGGCGCTGCCGGAACGTCCCCGGCCGACATCCTTACCAACAGCCAGAACCTCATATCTCAGACTGGTCACGTCCAGCAGATCCAAGGAGTCTCAGTTGCTGGCTCTGCTTTCAACAGCCAGGGTCAGGTGGTCGCCAACGTTCCTGTCGGTTTACCCGGAAACATCACCTTTGTACCGATAAACAGTGTGGACCTAGACTCCCTCGGACTCGCTGGGGCTCAGACGATAGCGACGGGGGTCACGGCGGACGGGCAGCTCATCATGGCTGGTCAGCCCCTGGACAGGTCCGAGGGCTCCGATAAAACGGGTGAGCCCATTTCCCACACACTGGCCGTCGGTGACTCGAACACTAACCAAGACATGTACGTGCCAACGACGTCATCGTCACAGCTGCCCGAGACGATAGACGGAACGGGGGTGCTGACACAGGCCACCGCGGTCTCCTCAGCGGCCGGCGAGCAGGCAGACTACATCGGCCAGAACCAAGTGCAGAACATCCAGGTGTCGTCGGCGCAGCCCGTCATCCAGCTTCAACCGGTGCCCGTCAGCACCAGTGACGGCCAGGTGGTCCAAGGCCTCCCACAGGCGCAGTTGTCCAGCCAGACGCTGCAGAACCTGCAGCTGATCAACCCCGGGACCTTCCTGATCCAGGCACAGACGGTCACGCCCTCGGGGCAGATCCAGTGGCAGACTTTCCAGGTTCAGGGTGTCCAGAACCTGCAGAACCTCCAGCTGCCCAGCACTGGGGCGCAACAAATCACACTGGCCCCTGTGCAGACACTCTCGCTGGGCCAGGGGGGCACGCTGAGCTCCAGCCCTGTCAGCATCAGTACCGGGCAGATCCCTAACCTGCAGACAGTGACCGTCAACTCTGTGGGTCAGGCGGGCATCCAGTTCCAGCAGGTGGATGACACAGGCAGCCCTGGAG acATACAGATTAAAGAGGAGCCTGACTCAGAGGAATGGCAGTTGGCCACGGACTCCACGCTGAACACCAGCGACCTGTCACACCTGCGCGTTCGCCTGGTGGACGAAGACACGGAGCAGCCTGGCCAGGAGGGCAAGCGGCTGCGCAGGGTGGCCTGCACCTGCCCCAACTGTAAAGAGGCAGGCGGGAG GGGGTCGAACATGGGTAAGAAGAAGCAGCACGTGTGCCACATCCCGGGCTGCGGGAAGGTGTACGGCAAGACGTCACACCTGCGGGCGCATCTACGCTGGCACTCCGGCGAGCGGCCCTTCGTCTGCGGCTGGATGTTCTGTGGGAAGAGGTTCACACGCAGCGACGAGCTTCAGCGACACCGGAGGACACACACTg GGGAGAAGAAATTTGTGTGTCCGGAATGTTCCAAGCGCTTCATGCGCAGTGATCACCTGGCGAAGCACATCAAGACCCACCAGAACAAGAAGGGCATGAACTCAGGCGGCGCCGTCCTGACCTCGGTTGAGGCCACGGGCTCCTCGGACGGTATCATCTCGGCGGCCGGCACCACCCTCATCCTCACCAACATCCAGCAGGGCTCCGTCCAGGGCCTGGGGACTGTGAGCTCGGGCAGCGCGCAGGAGATCCATCCCAACTCGGAGATCCCCATACAGCTCGTCACTGTCTCAGCCAGTGAGGTGATGGAGTGA